The following proteins are encoded in a genomic region of Lactiplantibacillus plantarum:
- the ftsL gene encoding cell division protein FtsL, whose translation MAQNGLARELPQQTPGATTPVHKTKTVVTPNPSIKTQRVAFSLFEKVLCVGLSLVVFGLAIMLVSTNIATSNAQSQLQTVQTKVTKVQAKNTSAAQEISELSSRSRLNKIAKQYGLSLNNGSIRNVYK comes from the coding sequence ATGGCCCAAAATGGATTAGCGCGGGAGTTGCCACAGCAAACTCCTGGCGCAACCACCCCGGTACATAAAACAAAAACCGTTGTGACCCCGAATCCGTCCATCAAGACGCAGCGAGTTGCTTTTTCATTATTTGAAAAAGTATTGTGTGTTGGTTTGAGTTTGGTGGTGTTTGGATTAGCCATTATGTTAGTTTCAACGAACATTGCAACGAGTAACGCACAAAGTCAGTTACAGACGGTGCAAACGAAAGTCACAAAAGTGCAGGCAAAAAATACGTCGGCCGCACAAGAAATCAGTGAACTTTCAAGTCGGAGCCGTTTAAATAAAATTGCTAAGCAGTACGGGTTATCGCTGAACAACGGTAGCATAAGGAATGTTTACAAATGA
- a CDS encoding DUF4044 domain-containing protein: MKKKSTFQKITMVVIWLMIISTIGSLVLTALSGLGLLTF, from the coding sequence ATGAAGAAAAAATCAACTTTTCAAAAAATTACGATGGTCGTTATCTGGTTAATGATCATTTCTACCATTGGGTCATTGGTGCTTACCGCCTTATCTGGGTTAGGTTTACTAACCTTCTAG
- a CDS encoding cell division protein FtsQ/DivIB gives MAIFHKKPKEREHPEQLTPWERFQRDAAENHRAAQKSHHSWSGKRLRIGDKLPKLKSQRRRLLFKRVVILMGCFLIGAGVAGYFISPLSHVQTVTVHGNDQLSVTQVKTATKINPGVALWSVIGHDQRTTKRAERAQPQIGKVTTKLVGLNSVRVTVKEIRIAGYLSTGQHYRRILENGLILKATYSQPGGGSPIYANFKSGHRLATMIAQYAKLPSAVKHNISEIKFAPNKANPERVHLYMNDGNEVYATISTFASKMAYYPGIVAKMKTKGVINLEVGAYSYPFKNQNN, from the coding sequence ATGGCCATTTTTCATAAAAAGCCCAAGGAGCGTGAGCACCCCGAGCAGCTGACACCCTGGGAACGGTTTCAACGAGACGCGGCTGAGAATCATCGCGCAGCGCAAAAGAGTCACCATAGTTGGTCAGGTAAACGCCTGCGAATTGGCGATAAATTACCGAAACTCAAATCTCAGCGCCGCCGATTACTTTTCAAACGGGTCGTGATCTTGATGGGCTGTTTTCTGATCGGTGCTGGTGTGGCTGGTTACTTCATTTCACCACTGAGCCATGTTCAGACGGTGACCGTACATGGTAACGATCAATTGTCTGTTACGCAGGTCAAGACGGCGACTAAGATCAACCCTGGAGTTGCCTTATGGTCCGTGATTGGTCATGATCAACGGACTACTAAGCGCGCAGAACGTGCCCAGCCGCAAATCGGCAAGGTCACGACTAAGTTAGTTGGATTGAACAGTGTTCGGGTGACAGTTAAAGAAATTCGCATCGCGGGTTACTTATCGACTGGTCAACACTATCGACGAATTTTGGAAAATGGGTTGATTTTGAAAGCGACCTATTCTCAACCCGGTGGCGGTTCACCGATCTATGCCAACTTTAAAAGCGGTCACCGCTTAGCAACGATGATTGCACAGTACGCTAAGTTACCATCGGCGGTCAAACACAATATTTCTGAGATCAAGTTTGCGCCGAACAAGGCTAATCCCGAACGGGTTCATCTTTACATGAATGACGGTAATGAAGTGTACGCAACAATTAGCACTTTTGCTAGCAAGATGGCTTATTATCCGGGAATTGTGGCGAAGATGAAAACCAAGGGTGTCATCAATCTTGAGGTGGGCGCATACTCCTATCCGTTCAAGAATCAGAATAATTGA
- a CDS encoding penicillin-binding transpeptidase domain-containing protein, with protein sequence MNKNKQRMTSKRSPKQNRRIFGQWLFFGAIAVFGVLIIRFSYIAIVRHVNGVNLVEATKKLYTEDQTITAKRGTIYTANGDPIAEDTSTYTVYAIMAKNQQSASGKALYVKNNAKAARVLSKYLPISYKKALATLQKGAGKFQIEFGTAGKNISLTTKEKIDAQNVAGLHFIESEARLYPNGTFASHLVGLTTSKSQKDTDQTRLTGSMGIELAFNKQLSGTDGRKTITKSGYQGSTETGKKVKDGDNIYTTIDSKLQTLLETKVSQVNAKVSPKSMTATLMNAKTGAILATTQRPTFNAQTKTGLSKMWRNLLVEDTYEPGSTMKVFTMAAAIDSGKYNANVTVPTGEYKIGNNTVPDWNTSGWGNITYAKGFALSSNTAMAHLEQAMGAKTWLKYIKRFGLRESTNSGLDNEQSGSIQFTYPIEQADTAFGQGIQVTAMQMLRGFTAIANHGKMLQPYFISKITNPNTNKTVYTGKKKVVSQPISSKTASKVLDHMQDVVYKSYGTGSSYKISGYRIAAKTGTAQVSNGSTYEQGDNTYLYSVVGMAPAKNPKYIMYITMKQPTLNGSSASDDMAEIFDTVMKRALEEQKASETKATTIKMKDLTSKSTSAAKKAAKKQGLDVVVVGKGSRVVKQSISSGTVVSSGQRVILVTNGQMYMPNLSGWSASEVADFATLTGVKLTTSGTGYVKTQSVTAGNPIEAKQAISVTLK encoded by the coding sequence ATGAATAAGAACAAACAACGAATGACTTCGAAACGGTCACCAAAACAAAATCGTAGAATTTTTGGCCAATGGCTATTTTTTGGCGCGATTGCCGTCTTTGGTGTTTTGATCATTCGTTTTTCATATATCGCGATTGTGCGCCACGTCAACGGGGTCAATCTGGTCGAGGCCACCAAGAAACTTTATACGGAAGACCAGACCATCACGGCCAAACGTGGGACTATTTATACGGCCAACGGTGACCCAATCGCTGAAGATACTAGCACGTACACGGTCTACGCCATTATGGCGAAAAATCAGCAAAGTGCTAGTGGCAAGGCACTGTATGTTAAAAATAATGCGAAGGCGGCGCGTGTCTTATCGAAGTATTTGCCAATCAGCTATAAGAAAGCCCTCGCGACCTTGCAAAAAGGCGCAGGTAAGTTCCAAATTGAATTTGGGACGGCTGGTAAGAATATTTCACTGACGACTAAGGAAAAGATCGATGCCCAAAATGTGGCTGGGCTGCACTTTATTGAATCTGAAGCGCGGCTCTACCCAAACGGCACGTTTGCTTCCCACTTGGTTGGGCTGACCACCTCCAAGAGTCAGAAGGATACCGATCAGACGCGGTTAACGGGGTCGATGGGCATCGAGTTGGCTTTTAACAAGCAGTTATCGGGAACCGATGGTCGCAAGACGATTACGAAGAGCGGATATCAAGGTAGCACTGAGACTGGTAAGAAGGTTAAGGATGGGGATAATATTTATACCACCATCGATAGTAAGTTACAGACATTACTGGAAACTAAAGTTTCACAAGTAAACGCTAAGGTCTCACCTAAGTCAATGACAGCAACGTTGATGAACGCGAAGACTGGTGCCATTCTGGCGACGACGCAGCGACCGACATTTAATGCGCAAACAAAGACCGGACTATCTAAAATGTGGCGTAATTTGTTGGTTGAAGACACGTATGAACCAGGATCGACGATGAAGGTCTTTACAATGGCAGCGGCGATCGACAGCGGTAAGTACAATGCTAATGTAACCGTCCCAACCGGTGAATATAAGATCGGTAATAATACCGTTCCTGATTGGAATACGAGCGGGTGGGGCAATATTACCTATGCTAAGGGGTTTGCCCTTTCAAGTAACACGGCGATGGCCCACCTAGAACAAGCAATGGGGGCCAAGACTTGGCTGAAGTACATTAAACGCTTTGGGTTGCGTGAGAGTACTAATAGTGGTCTTGACAACGAGCAGAGTGGTTCAATTCAATTTACGTATCCAATCGAACAAGCGGATACGGCCTTTGGTCAGGGGATTCAGGTGACCGCTATGCAGATGCTTCGTGGATTCACAGCGATTGCTAATCATGGTAAGATGTTACAGCCGTACTTTATCTCCAAGATCACTAACCCTAACACCAACAAAACGGTTTATACGGGTAAGAAGAAGGTTGTAAGCCAGCCAATTAGTTCGAAGACTGCCAGCAAGGTGTTGGATCATATGCAAGATGTGGTATATAAGTCATACGGTACTGGCTCATCATATAAGATCAGCGGGTATCGCATTGCTGCTAAGACTGGGACTGCCCAGGTCAGCAACGGGAGTACGTATGAGCAAGGTGACAACACCTATCTGTACTCGGTCGTCGGGATGGCGCCAGCTAAAAATCCGAAGTACATTATGTACATTACGATGAAACAACCGACACTTAACGGAAGTTCCGCGTCAGATGACATGGCAGAGATTTTTGATACCGTGATGAAACGGGCATTGGAAGAACAAAAAGCGAGTGAGACTAAAGCGACGACGATCAAAATGAAAGATTTGACGAGTAAGTCGACTAGCGCGGCCAAGAAAGCTGCTAAGAAGCAGGGACTTGACGTGGTCGTTGTTGGTAAGGGTAGTCGGGTCGTCAAGCAATCCATTTCTTCTGGCACTGTCGTTTCAAGTGGTCAACGCGTCATTCTGGTTACCAACGGGCAGATGTATATGCCGAACTTATCTGGATGGTCGGCAAGTGAAGTGGCTGATTTTGCGACGTTGACGGGCGTTAAGCTCACGACTAGCGGGACGGGTTACGTCAAGACGCAAAGTGTGACTGCGGGTAATCCGATCGAAGCTAAGCAGGCAATTAGTGTGACACTGAAGTAG
- the mraY gene encoding phospho-N-acetylmuramoyl-pentapeptide-transferase has protein sequence MSLLVWGATLISGFIIVFALMPSLIRYFRARKEGQMIREEGPKWHEKKSGTPTMGGLLFIIAILVTTLWVGGWQHQLQPTTWILMFILVLYGALGFWDDSIKLWRKQNEGLKAWQKLLGQVIGAVILTLVYQHEHLPMALRIPGLGVWSLGIWYMLFAIIWLVGFSNAVNLTDGLDGLVAGQATIAFGAYAVIAYAQNQYNVMLFCLAVVGSLLGFFVYNHKPAKIFMGDMGSLALGGALAAVSILLHHELSLLLIGIIFVIETASVILQVASFKLTGKRIFLMSPIHHHFEMKGWSEWKIDIVFWSIGLVAAVISVATII, from the coding sequence GTGAGTTTATTAGTGTGGGGTGCAACCCTAATTAGTGGTTTTATTATTGTGTTTGCGTTAATGCCGTCACTTATTCGGTATTTCCGCGCCCGCAAAGAAGGACAGATGATTCGTGAGGAAGGTCCTAAGTGGCATGAGAAAAAATCTGGGACGCCAACTATGGGGGGCCTACTGTTCATTATCGCAATCTTAGTCACCACGTTATGGGTCGGTGGGTGGCAACATCAGCTACAACCAACCACCTGGATTTTGATGTTTATCCTGGTCTTATACGGTGCACTTGGTTTTTGGGATGATAGTATCAAGCTTTGGCGTAAACAAAACGAAGGTTTAAAGGCTTGGCAAAAATTACTTGGTCAAGTCATTGGGGCAGTAATTTTAACGTTGGTCTATCAACATGAACATTTGCCAATGGCACTTAGGATTCCAGGTTTGGGGGTCTGGTCGCTGGGAATTTGGTACATGCTCTTCGCCATCATCTGGTTAGTGGGCTTCTCAAATGCCGTCAACTTAACGGATGGGTTGGACGGATTAGTCGCTGGTCAGGCCACGATTGCCTTTGGTGCGTATGCCGTGATTGCTTACGCTCAAAATCAGTATAATGTTATGTTATTCTGTTTGGCCGTCGTGGGGTCACTATTAGGTTTCTTCGTGTATAATCACAAACCGGCCAAGATCTTTATGGGTGACATGGGATCATTAGCGCTCGGTGGTGCTTTAGCTGCAGTATCAATCTTATTGCATCATGAACTATCCCTCCTCTTGATTGGCATCATTTTTGTCATTGAAACGGCTTCAGTTATCCTCCAAGTCGCCTCGTTCAAGTTAACGGGAAAACGGATCTTTCTGATGAGTCCAATTCACCATCACTTTGAGATGAAGGGTTGGAGCGAGTGGAAGATTGATATCGTTTTTTGGTCGATTGGTTTAGTGGCAGCCGTAATCAGTGTTGCCACGATTATTTAG
- the mraZ gene encoding division/cell wall cluster transcriptional repressor MraZ: MFFGEFEHALDAKGRLIIPAKFRELLGTSFVITRGMDGCIFGYPAERWATLQAQLDDLPLTRKDARAFVRFFYAAAAECELDKQGRVMIPATLRQYAKLEKQCVIVGVSDRFEIWGAEHWQQFETETAANFDDLAENLIDF, from the coding sequence ATGTTTTTCGGAGAGTTTGAACATGCCTTAGATGCGAAAGGGCGACTAATCATTCCTGCCAAGTTTCGTGAGCTATTGGGCACTTCGTTTGTCATTACTCGTGGGATGGATGGTTGTATTTTTGGCTATCCCGCTGAACGGTGGGCAACGCTTCAAGCACAGTTAGATGATTTACCACTAACTCGCAAGGATGCGCGAGCGTTTGTCCGTTTTTTCTATGCTGCTGCTGCTGAATGTGAATTAGACAAACAGGGACGGGTCATGATACCTGCAACCTTGAGACAATATGCAAAGTTGGAAAAGCAATGTGTGATCGTCGGAGTTTCTGACCGATTTGAAATCTGGGGTGCCGAACACTGGCAACAGTTTGAGACGGAGACCGCAGCGAACTTCGATGATCTTGCAGAAAACTTGATTGATTTTTAA
- a CDS encoding DUF3397 domain-containing protein, whose protein sequence is MRDLWTTWYGQLVFLAAISMIILGAKRVAHRVWPHGLRLLDFWPPFLIVFTHFLTLQATDSSLAPYEVLSLMILGIGLTLIEAVERGEILYWRFFKLYWRGAELLTLVVYILALGSHFFLTS, encoded by the coding sequence ATGCGAGATTTATGGACCACTTGGTATGGGCAGCTGGTATTTTTAGCCGCCATCTCGATGATCATTTTAGGTGCTAAACGGGTTGCACACCGCGTTTGGCCACATGGATTAAGATTGTTGGATTTTTGGCCGCCATTTTTAATTGTTTTCACCCACTTTCTGACACTGCAAGCAACGGATAGTTCGCTGGCACCGTACGAAGTGTTGTCCCTAATGATTTTGGGGATCGGTTTAACACTGATTGAAGCTGTTGAACGCGGAGAAATCCTTTACTGGCGCTTTTTTAAGCTCTATTGGCGGGGAGCGGAATTATTGACACTCGTCGTCTATATCCTAGCACTTGGCAGCCACTTCTTTTTAACATCGTAA
- a CDS encoding magnesium transporter CorA family protein produces the protein MLQYFTTGKNGLLTTPDDHHDQPYWINVERPTSTEIDQLVTQFDLPKDYLTAILDDAEVSRAEQLSTTQSSQPILIVMQYPKLTTSKLGYLEFQVYPFALILVDQVVITVSNYPASFIQDFVMDPASSKLSLDNHEDFVLTIMWYIEHSFVTALELINQRTSALESRLNQATHNVELFTIMAYQKSLIRFKAALNQNTPTLDAVETSITHFNAPNHQSLTDDIKIETQQASDMAETTNQILQQYSQLVGSVISNNLNDVMKFLTSLTMVLTIPTIIGGIYGMNVKLPGAGLVHAFTWLMLGTIILCIISIEYLRNHDYF, from the coding sequence TTGTTACAATACTTTACCACTGGTAAAAATGGCCTTTTGACTACGCCGGACGACCATCACGATCAGCCATACTGGATCAACGTTGAACGCCCGACCTCAACTGAAATCGACCAACTGGTCACACAATTTGACCTTCCCAAAGATTACTTAACTGCCATCCTCGACGATGCGGAGGTTTCACGAGCCGAGCAATTATCAACCACGCAATCCAGTCAACCAATCTTAATCGTGATGCAGTATCCCAAACTCACGACGAGTAAGCTGGGTTACCTTGAATTTCAAGTCTATCCCTTCGCCTTGATTTTAGTGGATCAAGTGGTCATTACCGTCAGTAATTACCCGGCTAGTTTTATTCAAGACTTTGTGATGGACCCGGCCTCTTCTAAGCTAAGTCTGGATAATCATGAAGATTTTGTGCTGACTATCATGTGGTACATCGAGCACAGTTTTGTGACCGCACTCGAATTGATCAACCAACGGACAAGTGCCCTGGAAAGCCGTTTGAATCAAGCTACTCACAACGTGGAACTCTTTACCATTATGGCTTACCAAAAATCCTTGATTCGTTTTAAGGCCGCCCTTAATCAGAACACACCCACGCTTGACGCGGTTGAAACTTCGATCACCCATTTCAACGCACCTAATCACCAATCACTCACCGATGACATTAAGATTGAGACCCAGCAAGCGAGTGACATGGCTGAAACGACCAATCAGATTTTGCAGCAATATAGTCAATTAGTGGGTTCAGTAATTTCCAATAATTTGAATGATGTCATGAAATTTCTGACCTCACTCACGATGGTGTTGACGATTCCAACGATTATCGGTGGAATCTATGGCATGAACGTCAAATTACCTGGTGCCGGTCTCGTCCACGCTTTCACTTGGCTGATGCTAGGAACGATTATTCTTTGCATTATTAGTATCGAATATTTACGAAACCATGACTATTTTTAA
- the murG gene encoding undecaprenyldiphospho-muramoylpentapeptide beta-N-acetylglucosaminyltransferase, whose translation MRLMISGGGTGGHIYPALALIDALKAHDPEAQVQFVGTHRGLESRIVPERGIDFKTIKIQGFKRSLSLQNVKTVYLFLKSVVTARKYIKAFKPDVVVGTGGYVSGAVVFAASQMHIPTVIHEQNSVVGVTNKFLSRFVDKIAISFESARSQFPAQKVVMTGNPRAQQVANIKKSGALAQFDLDPDIPTALIFGGSRGAARINAAAVAAIPELNKRDYQTLFVTGQVHYEKIRNGLSATALAPNVKIEPYIKNMPAILPEVAVILGRAGATSIAEITALGIPSILVPSPYVTNDHQTKNAQSLVNAGAAELIKEADLTGTSLVAALDGLLQSTTHRETMAANAKKLGMPDAADQLLHVLETVIK comes from the coding sequence ATGCGATTAATGATTTCTGGCGGCGGGACAGGTGGTCATATCTATCCCGCACTGGCACTGATCGATGCCTTAAAAGCACATGATCCCGAAGCGCAAGTTCAGTTTGTGGGAACCCATCGTGGACTAGAGAGCCGCATTGTGCCGGAACGGGGGATCGATTTTAAAACAATCAAGATCCAGGGCTTTAAGCGTTCATTGTCATTACAAAATGTTAAAACAGTCTATTTATTTTTAAAGAGCGTGGTTACGGCGCGTAAGTACATTAAGGCGTTTAAACCTGATGTTGTGGTCGGAACCGGGGGCTACGTGAGTGGTGCGGTCGTTTTCGCGGCGAGCCAGATGCACATTCCAACGGTCATTCATGAACAGAATTCAGTTGTTGGTGTCACTAACAAATTCCTAAGTCGGTTTGTGGATAAAATCGCCATTTCATTTGAGAGTGCGCGATCACAATTTCCCGCTCAAAAAGTTGTGATGACTGGGAATCCTCGAGCCCAACAAGTGGCTAATATTAAAAAAAGTGGCGCTTTGGCGCAGTTTGATCTGGATCCTGACATTCCAACGGCGTTGATTTTTGGGGGGAGCCGGGGTGCTGCGCGCATTAACGCAGCAGCGGTCGCGGCAATTCCTGAACTGAACAAACGTGACTATCAGACCTTGTTCGTCACCGGCCAGGTACACTACGAAAAGATTCGGAATGGCTTGTCAGCGACAGCGCTAGCTCCGAATGTTAAAATCGAACCATACATCAAAAATATGCCAGCAATTCTACCAGAAGTCGCGGTTATTCTTGGTCGAGCAGGTGCAACTAGTATTGCGGAAATTACGGCTTTAGGGATTCCTTCAATTCTAGTCCCTAGTCCATATGTTACGAATGATCATCAGACCAAGAATGCACAAAGCCTCGTGAATGCGGGGGCGGCTGAACTGATTAAGGAAGCTGATTTGACGGGAACCAGTTTGGTAGCTGCATTAGATGGCCTTCTCCAAAGTACCACGCATCGTGAAACGATGGCGGCTAATGCGAAAAAACTGGGGATGCCTGATGCGGCCGACCAGTTACTACACGTTTTAGAAACGGTGATTAAGTAG
- the rsmH gene encoding 16S rRNA (cytosine(1402)-N(4))-methyltransferase RsmH yields MATFEHTTVLLHEAIAALNVRPDGIYVDCTLGGGGHSREILQQLGLGGHLYSFDQDQTAIDYNQSNLATYLERGQVTFIKSNFANLKTELNARGLDHVDGVVYDLGVSSPQFDDAARGFSYQHDAPLDMRMDQSQKLTAQTVVNTWPYADLVRIFYRYGEEKFSKQVARLIERERAVQPIVTTGQLVEIIKNAIPARARRTGGHPAKRVFQAIRIAVNNELGVLETSLEQAIDLINVHGRVSVITFQSLEDRLVKTIFKEHSDLPELPPGLPVIPAEMQPDYRLVSRKPVVPSDAEIEANRRARSAKLRAIERLKITNK; encoded by the coding sequence GTGGCAACATTTGAACACACAACGGTACTTTTGCATGAAGCAATCGCCGCGTTAAACGTCCGGCCGGATGGCATCTACGTGGACTGTACATTAGGTGGCGGTGGTCATTCTCGTGAAATTTTGCAACAGTTAGGTCTGGGAGGCCACTTGTATAGCTTTGACCAGGATCAAACCGCAATCGATTATAACCAAAGTAACTTAGCGACTTATCTTGAACGTGGTCAGGTCACGTTCATCAAAAGTAACTTTGCCAACTTGAAGACTGAACTAAATGCTCGGGGCCTTGACCATGTTGACGGGGTAGTTTATGATCTCGGCGTTTCGTCGCCACAATTTGATGATGCTGCCCGCGGCTTCTCGTATCAACATGATGCGCCGTTAGATATGCGGATGGATCAGAGTCAGAAATTAACCGCTCAAACAGTTGTCAATACTTGGCCCTATGCGGACTTGGTTCGTATTTTCTATCGCTATGGTGAGGAGAAGTTTTCTAAACAAGTCGCACGGTTGATTGAGCGTGAACGGGCGGTTCAGCCGATCGTGACGACGGGGCAATTGGTCGAAATTATTAAGAATGCCATTCCAGCAAGAGCGCGGCGAACGGGTGGTCATCCCGCTAAACGGGTTTTCCAGGCTATTCGAATTGCGGTGAATAACGAATTGGGCGTACTGGAGACTTCGCTCGAACAAGCGATTGATTTAATCAATGTTCATGGTCGTGTCAGTGTCATCACATTCCAATCGTTAGAAGATCGTCTCGTCAAGACGATCTTTAAGGAGCACAGCGATTTGCCGGAGCTGCCACCTGGTTTACCAGTTATCCCAGCTGAAATGCAACCAGATTACCGCTTAGTCAGTCGTAAACCGGTCGTGCCTAGCGATGCGGAAATCGAAGCTAATCGTCGTGCCCGCAGCGCCAAGTTACGAGCCATCGAACGTTTAAAGATAACGAATAAATAA
- the murD gene encoding UDP-N-acetylmuramoyl-L-alanine--D-glutamate ligase encodes MKSVEQYRNQKVLVLGLAKSGVNAARLLHKLGAFVTVNDKKKFDENPDAQELLSDGIKVITGGHPLSLLDEDFKVVVKNPGIPYSNPIVSGAQEKGVPVITEVELASQILAGELIGVTGTNGKTTTTTMITMMLNQRTNAGKAYVAGNIGVPASAIAQKATAADTMVTELSSFMLCGIQTLHPHIAVITNIYSTHLDYHGSRENYVKAKMRITMNQTANDYLVINWDSEEWRQLSKQSQATVVPFSRQANTKDGAYEEAGKLYFKDEYIMDAADIRIPGDHNVENALAAIAVAKLQAVPTAGIVQVLKTFTGVRHRTQYVETYQDRQFYNDSKATNLVSTEMALKGFDQPVILLAGGLDRGNTFEKLAPALKAHVKTLIVFGETAEKMADAGRLAGIQDIEFTDNCETAVPIAWQHSQAGDIIMLSPACASWDQYPNFEVRGDRFIKAIEQLTGKAEEN; translated from the coding sequence ATGAAGTCGGTTGAGCAGTATCGTAACCAAAAGGTTTTGGTTCTTGGATTAGCAAAGAGCGGGGTCAATGCCGCACGGTTGCTCCACAAATTAGGTGCGTTTGTGACCGTTAATGATAAAAAGAAATTTGATGAGAACCCGGATGCACAGGAATTATTGAGTGATGGAATCAAAGTTATCACGGGTGGTCACCCGTTGTCACTACTAGATGAAGATTTTAAAGTTGTTGTCAAGAACCCGGGTATTCCATACTCAAATCCAATTGTGAGTGGGGCTCAGGAAAAGGGTGTTCCAGTTATTACCGAAGTTGAACTTGCATCGCAAATCCTAGCGGGAGAGTTGATTGGTGTGACGGGGACGAACGGTAAAACCACGACAACGACGATGATCACGATGATGCTTAATCAACGCACAAATGCCGGTAAAGCTTACGTAGCAGGCAATATTGGCGTGCCGGCCTCAGCAATTGCACAAAAGGCTACGGCGGCCGACACAATGGTGACTGAGCTTTCGAGTTTTATGTTGTGTGGTATTCAAACTTTGCACCCACATATTGCGGTGATTACGAATATTTATTCGACGCATTTGGATTACCATGGCTCACGTGAGAACTATGTCAAGGCAAAGATGCGAATCACCATGAACCAAACGGCTAATGATTATCTAGTCATTAATTGGGATAGTGAAGAATGGCGGCAACTCAGTAAGCAATCACAAGCAACCGTCGTGCCATTTTCACGGCAAGCCAATACGAAAGATGGCGCCTATGAAGAGGCCGGCAAGCTGTACTTTAAAGATGAGTACATCATGGATGCTGCTGATATCCGGATTCCTGGTGATCATAATGTTGAAAATGCGTTAGCAGCGATTGCCGTTGCTAAACTTCAAGCCGTTCCAACAGCAGGAATCGTTCAAGTCTTGAAGACGTTTACGGGTGTTCGACACCGGACTCAATATGTCGAGACGTATCAGGACCGGCAATTTTACAACGATTCCAAAGCAACCAACTTGGTGTCGACCGAGATGGCCTTGAAGGGCTTTGATCAGCCGGTCATTTTACTTGCTGGTGGTTTGGACCGTGGTAATACGTTTGAAAAGCTTGCTCCCGCATTAAAGGCGCATGTCAAGACGTTAATCGTCTTCGGTGAGACTGCTGAAAAAATGGCGGACGCTGGGCGTTTGGCTGGTATTCAAGATATTGAGTTTACGGACAACTGTGAGACTGCGGTGCCAATTGCTTGGCAACATAGTCAGGCTGGTGACATCATCATGTTATCACCGGCTTGTGCCAGTTGGGATCAGTACCCGAACTTCGAAGTGCGGGGCGACCGATTTATTAAAGCAATCGAACAGTTAACTGGAAAGGCGGAAGAAAACTAA